A single window of Achromobacter xylosoxidans DNA harbors:
- the hisA gene encoding 1-(5-phosphoribosyl)-5-[(5-phosphoribosylamino)methylideneamino]imidazole-4-carboxamide isomerase codes for MLLIPAIDLKDGRCVRLRQGDLDDATVFSEDPASMASQWLDQGARRLHLVDLNGAVAGKPKNEAPIKAILDAVGDDIPVQIGGGIRDLDTIERYLDAGISYVIIGTAAVKNPGFLQDACGAFPGQIIVGLDARDGKIATDGWSKLTRHDVLDLAKKFEDYGCEAIIYTDIGRDGMLSGVNVEATVRLAQHVRIPVFASGGIAGIQDIEALCAVEEEGVEGAILGRSIYEGTLNFQAAQARADELAK; via the coding sequence ATGCTGCTGATCCCCGCCATCGATCTCAAAGACGGACGCTGCGTGCGTCTGCGCCAGGGCGACCTGGACGATGCAACGGTGTTCTCCGAAGACCCCGCCTCCATGGCCTCGCAATGGCTCGACCAGGGCGCCCGCCGCCTGCATCTGGTCGACCTGAACGGCGCCGTCGCCGGCAAACCGAAGAACGAAGCACCCATCAAGGCCATCCTGGACGCCGTCGGCGACGATATCCCGGTCCAGATCGGCGGCGGCATCCGCGATCTCGACACCATCGAACGCTATCTCGACGCTGGCATCTCCTACGTCATCATCGGCACCGCCGCGGTCAAGAACCCCGGCTTCCTGCAGGACGCCTGCGGCGCCTTCCCCGGCCAGATCATCGTCGGCCTGGATGCCCGTGACGGCAAGATCGCCACCGACGGCTGGAGCAAGCTGACCCGCCACGACGTGCTCGACCTGGCCAAGAAGTTCGAGGACTACGGCTGCGAGGCCATCATCTACACCGACATCGGCCGCGACGGCATGCTGTCGGGCGTGAACGTCGAGGCTACCGTGCGCCTGGCGCAACACGTGCGCATTCCCGTGTTCGCCTCGGGTGGCATCGCCGGCATCCAGGACATCGAGGCGCTGTGCGCCGTCGAGGAAGAGGGCGTCGAAGGCGCCATCCTGGGCCGCAGCATCTACGAAGGCACGCTCAACTTCCAAGCGGCACAGGCCCGCGCCGACGAATTGGCCAAATGA
- the hisH gene encoding imidazole glycerol phosphate synthase subunit HisH: protein MTTIAIVDYGMGNFHSVARALKYAAPDADIRICNQPHEIDAADRVVFPGQGAMADCMRTLNESGLREAVVKAARAKPLLGVCVGEQMLFESSEEGATPCLGLFPGVVRRFAGPRFADPVAADDAACEADTGTAGPVDVRPERLKVPHMGWNKVRQTRSHPIWGGIPDDTHFYFVHSYYADPADTSLTVGETDYGVAFTCAVAAANIFAVQFHPEKSAEHGLRLYRNFVDWQP, encoded by the coding sequence GTGACCACTATCGCCATCGTCGACTACGGAATGGGCAACTTCCATTCCGTCGCGCGCGCGCTCAAGTACGCCGCCCCCGACGCGGACATCCGCATCTGCAACCAGCCCCATGAAATCGACGCGGCCGACCGCGTGGTGTTTCCCGGCCAGGGCGCCATGGCGGACTGCATGCGCACCCTGAATGAATCCGGCCTGCGCGAAGCGGTCGTCAAGGCCGCCCGCGCCAAGCCGCTGCTGGGCGTCTGCGTCGGCGAACAGATGCTATTCGAGTCCAGCGAAGAGGGCGCGACCCCGTGCCTGGGGCTGTTCCCCGGCGTGGTGCGGCGCTTTGCCGGCCCGCGCTTCGCCGACCCGGTCGCGGCCGACGACGCGGCCTGCGAGGCCGACACCGGCACGGCCGGCCCGGTCGATGTCCGCCCGGAGCGGTTGAAAGTCCCGCACATGGGATGGAACAAAGTGCGCCAGACGCGCTCTCACCCTATCTGGGGCGGCATTCCGGACGACACGCATTTCTATTTCGTCCATAGTTATTACGCCGACCCGGCCGATACGAGCCTGACCGTTGGTGAAACCGATTATGGCGTTGCCTTTACCTGCGCGGTGGCGGCAGCTAACATTTTCGCGGTGCAGTTCCACCCCGAGAAGAGCGCCGAGCACGGTTTGCGCCTGTATCGCAATTTTGTAGACTGGCAGCCGTAA
- the hisB gene encoding imidazoleglycerol-phosphate dehydratase HisB, with the protein MRTAEITRNTNETRIRVAINLDGTGKQTIDTGVPFLDHMLDQIARHGLIDLDIKAEGDLHIDAHHTVEDVGITLGMAIAKAVGTKAGLRRYGHAYVPLDEALSRVVVDFSGRPGLEYHIPFTRSHIGAFDVDLTREFFQGLVNHALITLHIDNLRGTNAHHQCETVFKACGRALRMAIEVDPRMGDVVPSTKGVL; encoded by the coding sequence ATGCGTACCGCAGAGATCACCCGCAACACCAACGAAACCCGCATCCGCGTGGCCATCAACCTGGATGGCACCGGCAAGCAGACGATCGACACGGGCGTGCCCTTCCTGGACCACATGCTGGACCAGATCGCGCGCCACGGCCTGATCGACCTCGACATCAAGGCCGAGGGCGACCTGCACATCGATGCGCATCACACGGTGGAAGACGTGGGCATCACGCTGGGCATGGCCATCGCCAAGGCGGTCGGCACCAAGGCCGGGCTGCGCCGCTACGGTCACGCCTACGTGCCGCTGGACGAGGCGCTGTCGCGCGTGGTGGTCGATTTCTCGGGCCGTCCCGGCCTGGAATACCACATCCCCTTCACCCGCTCGCACATCGGCGCCTTCGACGTCGACCTGACACGCGAATTCTTCCAGGGCCTGGTCAACCACGCGCTGATCACCCTGCACATCGACAACCTGCGCGGCACCAACGCCCACCACCAATGCGAGACGGTCTTCAAGGCCTGTGGCCGCGCGCTGCGCATGGCCATCGAAGTCGACCCGCGCATGGGCGACGTCGTGCCCTCGACCAAGGGCGTGCTGTAA
- the hisC gene encoding histidinol-phosphate transaminase has translation MSEVAGRIAGTIRPDIRELSAYPVAHAEGCIKLDAMESPYELPEAVRDDLARVLRDTPLNRYPAADLSELRQAVKTAFGVPADAGVLFGNGSDELIHIVVQACCNPGEVVLAPWPSFVYFDMAARFDHARFVGVPLTDDLSLDLPAMLAAIREHQPKVVFLAVPNNPTGGVWSDADMAAIIAAAPGLVVVDEAYQPFTDRSWMPRLLDAPNVVVMRTVSKIGLAGLRFGYLAGHPDWIAEFDKVRPPYNLDVLTQAALLTVLRHKPVLDQQAARLRADREPLAAALAALPGVRVFPSAANFVLARFSGKLDGNAVHLALKQRKILVRNFSNAHPLLAGCLRISVGAPSENAALLSALQEILSA, from the coding sequence ATGAGCGAGGTCGCCGGCCGCATCGCCGGCACCATCCGGCCCGATATCCGTGAACTGAGCGCGTATCCGGTGGCGCACGCCGAAGGCTGCATCAAGCTGGACGCGATGGAATCGCCCTACGAACTGCCCGAGGCGGTGCGCGACGACCTCGCCCGGGTGCTGCGCGACACGCCGCTGAACCGCTACCCGGCCGCCGACCTGTCCGAACTGCGCCAGGCCGTGAAGACGGCCTTCGGCGTGCCTGCCGACGCCGGCGTGCTGTTCGGCAACGGCTCGGACGAACTGATCCACATCGTGGTGCAGGCCTGCTGCAATCCCGGCGAGGTGGTGCTGGCGCCGTGGCCGTCGTTCGTCTATTTCGACATGGCGGCCCGCTTCGACCACGCCCGCTTCGTCGGCGTGCCGCTGACCGACGATCTGTCCCTTGATCTTCCCGCCATGCTGGCCGCGATCCGCGAACACCAGCCCAAGGTGGTGTTCCTGGCCGTGCCCAACAATCCCACCGGCGGCGTCTGGTCGGACGCGGACATGGCCGCCATCATCGCCGCCGCCCCCGGCCTGGTGGTGGTGGACGAGGCCTACCAGCCCTTCACCGACCGCAGCTGGATGCCGCGCCTGCTGGACGCGCCCAACGTGGTGGTGATGCGTACCGTGTCCAAGATCGGCCTGGCGGGCCTGCGTTTTGGCTATCTGGCCGGCCACCCCGACTGGATCGCCGAGTTCGACAAGGTGCGCCCGCCCTACAACCTGGACGTGCTGACCCAGGCAGCGCTGCTGACAGTGCTGCGCCACAAGCCGGTGCTGGACCAACAGGCCGCCCGCCTGCGCGCCGACCGCGAACCACTGGCCGCGGCGCTGGCGGCGCTGCCCGGCGTCAGGGTATTCCCTTCCGCGGCCAACTTCGTACTCGCGCGCTTTTCCGGCAAGCTGGATGGCAACGCCGTGCATCTTGCCCTGAAACAGCGCAAAATATTGGTTCGTAACTTCTCCAACGCCCATCCGCTCCTGGCCGGCTGCCTCCGCATCTCGGTGGGCGCGCCGTCCGAGAACGCCGCTTTGCTATCGGCACTGCAAGAAATACTGAGTGCCTAA
- the hisD gene encoding histidinol dehydrogenase gives MALINRLDSRDPGFASALSKLLAFEATEDESIDRAAAGILADVRARGDAALVEYTQRFDRMPHASADTLEIPKADWHAALAALPAAQRDALQAAAERVRRYHERQRAETWTYTEADGTVLGQQVTPLDRVGLYVPGGKAAYPSSVLMNAIPAKVAGVQELVMVTPTPDGARNPIVLAAAAISGVDRVFAIGGAQAVGALAYGTATVPAVDKIVGPGNAYVAAAKRRVFGVVGIDMIAGPSEILVICDGKTPADWIAMDLFSQAEHDELAQSILLCPDAAFIAEVEAAIARLLPTMPRADILRTSLANRGALIQVRDLDEACRIANDIAPEHLEISTEQPEIWTAKIRHAGAIFMGRFSSEALGDYCAGPNHVLPTSRTARFSSPLGVYDFQKRSSLIQVSHQGAQTLGRIAAELALGEGLQAHAASAQYRIDQP, from the coding sequence ATGGCCCTGATCAATCGTCTCGACTCCCGCGATCCCGGATTCGCGTCCGCCCTGTCCAAGCTGCTGGCCTTCGAGGCCACCGAGGACGAGTCCATCGACCGCGCCGCCGCCGGCATCCTGGCCGACGTGCGCGCCCGCGGCGACGCCGCGCTGGTGGAATACACCCAGCGCTTCGACCGCATGCCGCACGCGTCCGCGGACACGCTCGAAATCCCCAAGGCCGACTGGCATGCGGCCCTGGCCGCGCTGCCCGCCGCCCAGCGCGACGCGCTGCAGGCGGCCGCCGAGCGCGTGCGCCGCTACCACGAGCGCCAGCGCGCCGAGACCTGGACCTACACCGAGGCCGACGGCACGGTGCTGGGCCAGCAGGTCACGCCGCTGGACCGCGTCGGCCTGTACGTGCCGGGCGGCAAGGCCGCGTATCCGTCGTCGGTGCTGATGAACGCCATCCCGGCCAAGGTCGCGGGCGTGCAGGAACTGGTCATGGTCACGCCCACGCCGGACGGCGCGCGCAACCCCATCGTGCTGGCCGCCGCCGCCATCAGCGGCGTCGACCGCGTGTTCGCCATCGGCGGCGCGCAGGCCGTGGGCGCGCTGGCCTACGGCACCGCCACCGTGCCGGCCGTGGACAAGATCGTCGGCCCGGGCAACGCCTACGTGGCCGCCGCCAAGCGTCGCGTGTTCGGCGTGGTCGGCATCGACATGATCGCCGGCCCCAGCGAAATCCTGGTGATCTGCGACGGCAAGACACCGGCCGACTGGATCGCCATGGACCTGTTCTCGCAGGCCGAACACGACGAACTGGCCCAATCCATCCTGCTGTGCCCGGACGCCGCCTTCATCGCCGAGGTCGAGGCCGCCATCGCCCGCCTGCTGCCAACCATGCCGCGCGCCGACATCCTGCGCACCAGCCTGGCCAACCGTGGCGCGCTGATCCAGGTGCGCGACCTGGACGAAGCCTGCCGCATCGCCAACGACATCGCCCCGGAACACCTCGAGATCTCCACCGAGCAACCGGAAATCTGGACCGCGAAGATCCGCCACGCCGGCGCCATCTTCATGGGCCGCTTCAGCTCGGAAGCCCTGGGCGACTACTGCGCCGGCCCGAACCACGTGCTGCCCACTTCCCGCACGGCGCGCTTCTCGTCGCCGCTGGGCGTGTACGACTTCCAGAAGCGTTCCAGTCTGATCCAGGTCTCGCACCAGGGCGCCCAGACGCTCGGCCGCATCGCCGCCGAACTGGCGCTGGGCGAAGGCCTGCAGGCCCACGCCGCCAGCGCCCAGTACCGGATCGACCAGCCATGA
- the hisG gene encoding ATP phosphoribosyltransferase, whose amino-acid sequence MSDAPLAPLTLALSKGRIFEETMPLLAEAGIEVPENPESSRKLILPTSDPGLRLIIVRASDVPTYVQYGAADLGIAGKDVLIEHAAQQPGGLYQPIDLNIAKCRLAVAVRNGFDYEAAVHQGARLRVATKYVQSAREHFASKGVYVDIIKLYGSMELAPLVGLADCIVDLVSTGGTLRANDLVAVEDIMPISSRLIVNQAALKTRGERLQPLLDAFERAASRNA is encoded by the coding sequence ATGAGCGATGCCCCTCTCGCGCCCCTGACCCTGGCTCTGTCCAAGGGGCGGATCTTCGAAGAAACCATGCCTTTGCTGGCGGAAGCCGGCATCGAGGTGCCCGAGAACCCCGAAAGCTCGCGCAAGCTGATCCTGCCGACCAGCGACCCCGGCCTGCGCCTGATCATCGTGCGCGCCTCGGACGTGCCGACCTACGTGCAGTACGGCGCGGCCGACCTCGGCATCGCCGGCAAGGACGTGCTGATCGAGCACGCCGCGCAGCAGCCCGGCGGCCTGTACCAGCCGATCGACCTGAACATCGCCAAATGCCGCCTGGCCGTGGCGGTGCGCAACGGCTTCGACTACGAAGCCGCGGTGCACCAGGGCGCGCGCCTGCGCGTGGCCACCAAGTACGTGCAGTCAGCCCGTGAACACTTTGCGTCCAAGGGTGTGTACGTGGACATCATCAAGCTGTATGGTTCGATGGAACTGGCACCGCTGGTGGGCCTGGCCGACTGCATCGTGGACCTGGTGTCCACCGGCGGCACGCTGCGCGCCAACGACCTGGTCGCGGTCGAGGACATCATGCCGATCTCCTCGCGCCTGATCGTCAACCAGGCCGCGCTCAAGACCCGCGGCGAACGCCTGCAACCGCTGCTGGACGCCTTCGAGCGCGCCGCTTCCCGCAACGCCTGA
- the murA gene encoding UDP-N-acetylglucosamine 1-carboxyvinyltransferase codes for MDKLRITGGARLHGEVTISGAKNSALPILCAGLLTADPLTIANVPHLNDTATMLRLLGRMGVRAERGSDGIVTLQADRVDSLEAPYDLVKTMRASILVLGPLVARFGEARVSLPGGCTIGQRPVDQHIKGLAALGAEISIKHGFVVARAKRLKGASIRTDMVTVTGTENLLMAAVLAEGQTVLENAAREPEVVDLAELLIKMGARIQGHGTDRIVIDGVERLHGAEHRVISDRIEAGTFLCAVGAAGGDIVLRNTDAGILGATLDKLAEAGLAIETGPDWIRGAMSARPKAVGFRTHEYPGFATDMQAQLMTLNTVAEGTSVIVENIFENRYMHVQELRRMGADIDIDGHTAVVRGIARLSGATVMATDLRASASLVIAGLAADGDTLVDRIYHLDRGYDRMEVKLRALGANIQRVVERTSGKESA; via the coding sequence ATGGACAAACTCCGCATTACCGGCGGCGCGCGCCTGCACGGCGAAGTCACCATTTCCGGCGCCAAGAACTCGGCCCTGCCGATCCTGTGCGCCGGCCTGCTGACGGCCGATCCGCTGACCATCGCCAACGTGCCGCACCTGAACGACACCGCCACCATGCTGCGCCTGCTGGGCCGCATGGGCGTGCGCGCCGAGCGCGGCAGCGACGGCATCGTGACCCTGCAGGCCGACCGCGTCGACAGCCTCGAAGCGCCGTACGACCTGGTCAAGACCATGCGCGCCTCCATCCTGGTGCTCGGCCCGCTGGTGGCGCGCTTCGGCGAGGCCCGCGTCAGCCTGCCCGGCGGCTGCACCATCGGCCAGCGGCCGGTGGACCAGCACATCAAGGGCCTGGCGGCGCTTGGCGCCGAAATCAGCATCAAGCACGGCTTCGTGGTGGCGCGCGCCAAGCGCCTGAAGGGCGCCTCGATCCGCACCGATATGGTCACCGTCACCGGCACCGAGAACCTGCTGATGGCGGCAGTGCTGGCCGAAGGCCAGACGGTGCTGGAGAACGCCGCGCGCGAACCCGAAGTGGTGGACCTGGCCGAGCTGCTCATCAAGATGGGCGCCCGCATCCAGGGCCATGGCACCGACCGCATCGTGATCGACGGCGTCGAGCGCCTGCACGGCGCCGAGCACCGCGTGATCTCCGACCGCATCGAGGCCGGCACGTTCCTGTGCGCCGTCGGCGCGGCCGGCGGCGACATCGTGCTGCGCAACACCGACGCCGGCATCCTCGGCGCCACGCTAGACAAACTGGCCGAGGCCGGCCTGGCTATCGAGACCGGCCCCGACTGGATTCGCGGCGCCATGTCCGCGCGCCCCAAGGCGGTGGGCTTTCGCACCCATGAGTACCCCGGCTTCGCCACCGACATGCAGGCCCAGTTGATGACGCTGAACACGGTGGCCGAAGGCACGTCGGTGATCGTCGAGAACATCTTCGAGAACCGCTACATGCACGTGCAGGAACTGCGCCGCATGGGCGCGGACATCGACATCGACGGCCACACCGCGGTGGTGCGCGGCATTGCCCGCCTGTCGGGCGCGACGGTCATGGCCACCGACCTGCGGGCCTCGGCCAGCCTGGTCATCGCCGGCCTGGCCGCCGATGGCGACACGCTGGTCGACCGCATTTACCACCTGGACCGCGGCTACGACCGGATGGAAGTCAAGCTGCGCGCCCTGGGCGCCAATATCCAACGCGTTGTTGAACGCACTAGCGGCAAGGAATCGGCATGA
- a CDS encoding BolA family protein: MLPTPAQVRQYIADGLPCEHLDVQGDGSHFDAVIVSAAFEGKRLIQRHQLVYAALGDRMKAEIHALSMRTLTPAEYAQAGK, encoded by the coding sequence ATGCTTCCCACTCCCGCGCAAGTCCGCCAATACATCGCGGACGGCCTGCCCTGTGAACACCTCGACGTACAGGGCGACGGCTCGCATTTCGACGCGGTCATCGTCAGCGCCGCCTTCGAAGGCAAGCGCCTGATCCAGCGCCATCAACTGGTCTACGCGGCGCTGGGCGACCGCATGAAGGCCGAGATCCACGCCTTGTCGATGCGCACCCTGACCCCCGCCGAATACGCCCAGGCGGGCAAGTAA
- a CDS encoding ABC transporter permease: MTQPAANASQPLVQPRLDAGSGFPTLLRKELLRFWKVSFQTIAAPVITALLYLLVFAHVLEGRVMVYGSVPYTAFLIPGLMMMSMLQNAFANPSSSLIQSRITGNLVFMLLPPLSHRDIFAAYVLAAVVRGLAVGLCVWVVALFFVSLVPSNPLWLLVFAVLACGIMGTLGLIAGLWSEKFDQLAAFQNFLIMPATFLSGVFYSIHTLPPFWQGVSHWNPIFYTIDGFRYGFFSVSDVSPWRSLAVVTGVFLALSIYALRLLASGYKLRN, from the coding sequence ATGACGCAGCCCGCCGCCAATGCCAGCCAGCCGCTGGTGCAGCCCCGCCTGGACGCGGGTTCGGGCTTTCCGACCCTGCTGCGCAAGGAATTGCTGCGCTTCTGGAAGGTCAGCTTCCAGACCATCGCCGCGCCGGTCATCACCGCGCTGCTGTACCTGCTGGTGTTCGCCCACGTGCTGGAAGGGCGCGTCATGGTCTACGGCAGCGTGCCGTACACCGCGTTCCTGATCCCCGGGCTCATGATGATGAGCATGCTGCAGAACGCCTTCGCCAACCCGTCGTCGTCGTTGATCCAGAGCCGCATCACCGGCAACCTGGTGTTCATGCTGCTGCCGCCGCTGTCGCACCGCGACATCTTCGCCGCCTACGTGCTGGCGGCCGTGGTGCGCGGCCTGGCCGTGGGCCTGTGCGTATGGGTGGTGGCGCTGTTCTTCGTCTCGCTGGTGCCGTCCAACCCGCTGTGGCTGCTGGTGTTCGCGGTGCTGGCCTGCGGCATCATGGGCACGCTGGGCCTGATCGCCGGTCTGTGGTCGGAGAAATTCGACCAGCTGGCGGCGTTCCAGAATTTCCTCATCATGCCGGCCACCTTCCTGTCCGGCGTGTTCTATTCCATCCATACGCTCCCGCCCTTCTGGCAGGGCGTGTCGCACTGGAACCCCATCTTCTACACCATCGACGGTTTCCGCTACGGATTCTTCTCGGTGTCGGACGTCTCCCCCTGGCGCAGCCTGGCGGTGGTGACGGGGGTGTTCCTCGCGCTTTCGATCTATGCGCTGCGGCTCCTGGCCAGCGGCTACAAACTCAGGAACTGA
- a CDS encoding ABC transporter ATP-binding protein — MSAVSLENVSKIYSPRRSGWSKLTGRASGAGFQALNDVSLNIEHGEFFGLLGPNGAGKTTLISILAGLAHATSGRATVCGYDVVADYKSARRALGVVPQELVYDPFFTVRETLRIQSGYFGLRKNDDWIDEILFNLGLADKANSNMRALSGGMKRRVLVAQALVHRPPVIVLDEPTAGVDVDLRRTLWEFISRLNKAGHTIMLTTHYLEEAEALCGRIAMLKGGRIVALDTTQALLARVGGVDLEDAFVRIMHQDDALQPDEISQ; from the coding sequence ATGTCTGCCGTCAGTCTTGAGAACGTCTCCAAAATCTACTCGCCGCGCCGCAGCGGCTGGAGCAAGCTCACCGGGCGCGCGTCCGGCGCCGGTTTCCAGGCGCTCAACGATGTCAGCCTGAATATCGAGCACGGCGAGTTCTTCGGCCTGCTCGGTCCCAATGGCGCCGGCAAGACCACCCTGATTTCCATCCTGGCCGGGCTGGCGCACGCCACCAGCGGCCGCGCCACCGTCTGTGGCTACGACGTCGTGGCCGACTACAAGTCGGCGCGGCGGGCGCTGGGCGTGGTGCCGCAGGAACTGGTCTACGACCCGTTCTTCACCGTGCGCGAAACGCTGCGCATCCAGTCCGGCTATTTCGGCCTGCGCAAGAACGACGACTGGATCGACGAGATCCTGTTCAACCTGGGGCTGGCCGACAAGGCCAACTCGAACATGCGCGCGCTGTCCGGCGGCATGAAGCGCCGGGTGCTGGTGGCGCAGGCGCTGGTGCACCGCCCGCCCGTGATCGTGCTGGACGAGCCCACCGCGGGCGTGGACGTGGACCTGCGCCGCACCCTGTGGGAGTTCATCTCGCGCCTGAACAAGGCCGGCCACACCATCATGCTGACCACCCACTACCTGGAAGAAGCGGAGGCCCTGTGCGGCCGCATCGCCATGCTCAAGGGCGGCCGCATCGTGGCGCTGGACACCACCCAGGCACTGTTGGCGCGCGTCGGCGGCGTTGACCTCGAAGACGCCTTCGTGCGCATCATGCACCAGGACGACGCCTTGCAACCCGACGAGATTTCGCAATGA
- a CDS encoding phospholipid-binding protein MlaC, with translation MRFSFFSLLRRVAFSGLLGLAASAAAQAQPDAHGAPDQFVLGAANEALDVLKADGAVKAGNTARINQVVNEHILPYVNFQKTTRLAAGRYWRQATEQQKTALADAFRGTLVRTYSGALTRVTSGTKVTALPFRGDPKADDVVVRTLISQANGQPTGVDYRLEKTPQGWKIYDMNVEGIWLIENYRNQFAQQINQNGIDGLIKALNQRNQ, from the coding sequence ATGCGGTTTTCCTTTTTTTCCCTGCTCCGGCGCGTCGCCTTCTCCGGCCTGCTGGGCCTGGCGGCATCAGCCGCCGCCCAGGCGCAACCGGACGCGCACGGCGCGCCTGACCAGTTCGTGCTGGGCGCGGCCAACGAAGCGCTGGACGTCCTGAAGGCCGACGGCGCCGTCAAGGCCGGCAACACCGCGCGCATCAACCAGGTCGTCAACGAGCACATCCTGCCGTACGTCAACTTCCAGAAGACCACGCGCCTGGCCGCCGGCCGCTACTGGCGCCAGGCCACGGAGCAACAGAAGACCGCCCTGGCCGACGCCTTCCGCGGCACCCTGGTGCGCACCTACAGCGGCGCGCTGACCCGCGTCACGTCCGGCACCAAGGTCACGGCGCTGCCGTTCCGCGGCGACCCCAAGGCCGACGACGTGGTCGTGCGCACGCTCATCAGCCAGGCCAACGGCCAACCCACGGGTGTCGACTACCGCCTGGAAAAAACGCCCCAGGGCTGGAAGATCTACGACATGAACGTCGAAGGCATCTGGCTGATCGAGAACTACCGCAACCAGTTCGCCCAGCAGATCAACCAGAACGGCATCGACGGCCTGATCAAGGCGCTGAACCAGCGCAATCAGTAG
- a CDS encoding VacJ family lipoprotein, protein MNKKALSRIATVAAAGALMAGCAAPQQPDPRDPWEGFNRGVYKFNDTVDRAVFKPVAQAYTYVTPEPVRSCVHNIFSNVGDLWSGTNSFLQGRGHDFVNTLGRFLFNTTMGVGGCFDVASANGARKIPNDFGTTLGVWGFGQGPYLVLPFFGSASVRDGVGLVGDWQGRMHGYMGVSAIDNVALRNSLWGLEVVDTRASLLNATDTVDRVALDPYSFVRDAYLQRRAAMVAGQRVDDESSLPNYEDDEDEGAASKDKGAAAPAPVPATK, encoded by the coding sequence ATGAACAAGAAAGCTCTTTCCCGAATCGCCACCGTCGCCGCCGCCGGCGCACTGATGGCCGGTTGCGCCGCGCCGCAGCAGCCGGATCCGCGCGATCCCTGGGAAGGCTTCAACCGCGGCGTCTACAAGTTCAACGACACCGTCGACCGCGCCGTCTTCAAGCCGGTGGCGCAGGCCTACACCTACGTCACGCCGGAGCCGGTGCGCAGCTGCGTGCACAACATCTTCAGCAACGTCGGCGACCTCTGGTCGGGCACCAACAGCTTCCTGCAGGGCCGCGGCCACGACTTCGTCAACACGCTCGGCCGCTTCCTGTTCAACACCACCATGGGCGTGGGCGGCTGCTTCGACGTCGCCTCGGCCAACGGCGCGCGCAAGATCCCCAACGACTTCGGCACCACGCTGGGCGTGTGGGGCTTCGGCCAGGGTCCGTACCTGGTGCTGCCGTTCTTCGGTTCGGCCAGCGTGCGCGACGGCGTCGGCCTGGTCGGCGACTGGCAGGGCCGCATGCACGGCTACATGGGCGTGAGCGCCATCGACAACGTGGCGCTGCGCAATTCGCTGTGGGGCCTGGAAGTGGTCGATACGCGCGCCAGCCTGCTCAACGCCACCGACACGGTCGACCGCGTGGCGCTCGATCCGTACAGCTTCGTGCGCGACGCCTACCTGCAGCGGCGCGCCGCCATGGTGGCCGGCCAGCGCGTGGACGACGAATCCAGCCTGCCGAACTACGAAGACGACGAGGACGAAGGCGCCGCCAGCAAGGACAAGGGCGCCGCGGCGCCAGCGCCGGTTCCCGCAACCAAGTAA
- the mlaD gene encoding outer membrane lipid asymmetry maintenance protein MlaD has translation MSREKTDFWVGLFVLLGAAALAFLALRAGNLSTFSFAPTYTLTANFDNVGGLKVRAPVKSAGVVVGRVAGISFDDKTFQAVVSMNLETAYQFPKDSSAAILTSGLLGEQYLGLTPGSEEDNFADGGKIRYTQSAVVLEQLISKFLYGTAEKEGSNAGGSPEAKAPN, from the coding sequence ATGTCTCGCGAAAAAACCGATTTCTGGGTAGGCCTGTTCGTCTTGCTGGGCGCGGCCGCGCTGGCGTTCCTGGCGTTGCGCGCCGGCAACTTGAGCACCTTTTCTTTTGCCCCCACCTATACGCTGACGGCCAATTTCGATAACGTAGGCGGCCTCAAGGTGCGCGCCCCCGTGAAAAGCGCCGGTGTGGTGGTGGGCCGGGTCGCCGGAATCTCCTTTGACGATAAGACTTTCCAGGCCGTCGTGTCGATGAACCTGGAAACCGCCTACCAGTTCCCCAAGGACTCGTCCGCGGCCATCCTGACGTCCGGCCTGCTGGGTGAACAGTACCTGGGCCTGACCCCGGGCAGCGAAGAGGACAACTTTGCCGACGGCGGGAAAATCCGCTATACCCAAAGCGCCGTCGTGCTGGAACAGCTGATCAGCAAGTTCCTGTACGGCACGGCCGAGAAGGAAGGCTCGAACGCGGGTGGCTCGCCGGAAGCGAAAGCCCCGAATTAA